In Portunus trituberculatus isolate SZX2019 chromosome 44, ASM1759143v1, whole genome shotgun sequence, a single window of DNA contains:
- the LOC123518670 gene encoding uncharacterized protein LOC123518670 translates to MRGGAASAHVRPVLPGMAENNNVLEEDAARALTKLRLLCTKMVQDARDAGVTTEEIKAAYTVMKYNELDDSVNEDKSKCGDSTRVVSAKQWHWHQWAGVGALVALLVAVILCYYGDIVKTHLITSKCLVRNNYIVMEATRPPTKCGRVCSGVGGALELSANISREEFERWAYLSRPLVVRGGAAHWLALDKFSVGFLRSLYDSIEGSYEAVAEDCQFLPFRSEFLDLRTALAMHPARAAARPGTKHWYFGWSNCSPGVSSVLRQLAPRPSFLPALSESSALDWIFMGCPGPGAAWHLDYVQRPSWQAQIRGTKTWYLRPVPECHSQCQPFNVTVHRGDIIFLDTNQWYHTTHIHEGDLSITLGSEYD, encoded by the exons ATGAGAGGCGGGGCCGCGAGCGCTCACGTTCGGCCAGTGCTGCCGGGGATGGCAGAGAATAACAATGTGCTGGAGGAAGATGCGGCACGCGCCCTCACCAAGCTTCGTCTCTTGTGCACGAAAATGGTTCAGGACGCTAGAGATGCGGGCGTCACCACGGAAGAGATTAAAGCCGCATATACGGTGATGAAGTACAATGAGTTAGATGATAGTGTCAATGAAGATAAAAGCAAATGCGGCGATTCCACCAGAGTAGTGAGTGCCAAGCAGTGGCACTGGCACCAGTGGGCGGGTGTGGGGGCTCTGGTGGCGCTGCTGGTAGCTGTTATATTGTGTTACTACGGTGATATTGTTAAAACCCACTTGATTACCTCCAAATGCTTGGTCAGAAATAATTATATTGTAATGGAAGCCACTCGGCCACCCACCAAGTGCGGGCGTGTGTGCAGCGGTGTGGGCGGTGCCCTGGAGCTAAGTGCCAATATTTCGCGGGAGGAGTTTGAACGGTGGGCGTACCTCTCAAGGCCgctggtggtgaggggaggtgccgcccactggctAGCACTAGACAAGTTTTCGGTGGGCTTCCTGCGGAGTTTATATGACAGTATCGAGGGATCCTACGAGGCTGTTGCAGAGGACTGTCAATTCTTGCCTTTCCGTAGCGAGTTTCTTGACCTTAGGACAGCTCTTGCCATGCACCCTGCTCGCGCCGCCGCCCGACCCGGCACCAAACACTGGTATTTTGGCTG GAGTAACTGTTCCCCCGGGGTTAGCAGCGTCCTGAGGCAACTAGCTCcccgcccttccttcctcccggcCCTCTCGGAGTCCTCAGCACTGGACTGGATATTCATGGGGTGTCCGGGACCGGGGGCTGCCTGGCAC ctagaCTACGTGCAACGGCCGTCCTGGCAGGCGCAGATAAGAGGCACTAAGACGTGGTACTTGAGGCCCGTGCCCGAGTGCCATTCCCAGTGCCAGCCCTTCAACGTCACCGTACACAGAGGCGATATTA TATTCCTGGACACCAACCAGTGGTACCACACAACCCACATCCACGAGGGCGACCTCTCCATCACCCTGGGCTCCGAGTATGACTGA